A section of the Mastomys coucha isolate ucsf_1 unplaced genomic scaffold, UCSF_Mcou_1 pScaffold15, whole genome shotgun sequence genome encodes:
- the Ier5l gene encoding immediate early response gene 5-like protein — protein MECALDAQSLISISLRKIHSSRTQRGGIKLHKNLLVSYVLRNARQLYLSERYAELYRRQQQQQQQQQQPPHHQHQHLAYAAPGMPASAADFGPLQLGGGGDAEAREPVARHQLHQLHQLHQLHLQQQLHQHQHPAPRSCTAAAPVAVAGAPAGCAGALSELPGCAALQPPHGAPHRGQHLEPLQPGPAPLPPPAPAALGPRDPRVPAACSAPSAPPGAAPPTVAASSPPASTAPSSSPGFYRGAYPAPSDFGVHCSSQTTVLDLDTHVVTTVENGYLHQDCCASAHCPCCGQGAPGPGLASAAGCKRKYYPGQEEEDDDEEDAGDLGAEPPGGTPFAPCKRARFEDFCPDSSPDASNISNLISIFGSGFSGLVSRQPDSSEQPPPLNGQLCAKQALASLGAWTRAIVAF, from the coding sequence ATGGAGTGCGCCCTGGACGCCCAGAGCCTGATCAGCATCTCCCTGCGCAAGATCCACAGCTCCCGGACCCAGCGCGGCGGCATCAAGCTGCACAAGAACCTCCTGGTGTCCTACGTGCTCCGCAACGCGCGCCAGCTCTACCTGAGCGAGCGGTACGCCGAGCTCTACCGGcgccagcaacagcagcagcagcagcaacagcagccgccccaccaccagcaccagcacctcGCTTACGCGGCGCCCGGAATGCCGGCCAGCGCGGCCGACTTCGGCCCGCTCCAACTTGGCGGCGGCGGGGACGCGGAGGCGCGCGAGCCGGTTGCCCGGCACCAGCTGCACCAGCTTCACCAGCTTCACCAGCTGCACCTCCAGCAGCAGCTGCACCAACACCAGCACCCGGCGCCCAGGAGCTGCACGGCGGCGGCGCCGGTGGCGGTGGCCGGGGCGCCGGCGGGCTGCGCGGGGGCGCTCTCGGAGCTGCCCGGGTGCGCTGCGCTCCAGCCGCCGCACGGCGCGCCCCACCGCGGGCAGCACTTGGAGCCGCTGCAGCCCGGTCCTGCGCCGCTGCCGCCGCCCGCGCCCGCCGCGCTTGGCCCGCGGGACCCTCGCGTCCCGGCCGCTTGCTCTGCGCCCTCGGCGCCTCCGGGGGCTGCCCCTCCGACCGTCGCTGCCTCCTCTCCGCCCGCCTCTACAGCCCCTTCCTCATCCCCTGGCTTCTACCGGGGCGCGTACCCGGCCCCCTCGGACTTCGGCGTGCACTGCAGCAGCCAGACCACCGTGCTGGACCTGGACACTCACGTGGTGACCACGGTAGAAAACGGCTACTTGCACCAGGACTGCTGCGCCTCCGCCCACTGCCCCTGCTGTGGCCAGGGCGCTCCGGGACCCGGTCTGGCGTCCGCCGCTGGTTGCAAGCGCAAGTATTACCCTggccaggaggaagaggacgacGACGAGGAGGACGCGGGCGACCTGGGAGCCGAGCCCCCCGGGGGCACCCCGTTCGCCCCCTGTAAGCGCGCCCGCTTCGAGGACTTCTGCCCGGACTCGTCCCCGGACGCGTCCAACATCTCAAACTTGATCTCCATCTTTGGCTCGGGCTTCTCGGGGTTGGTGAGCCGACAGCCGGACTCCTCGGAGCAGCCGCCGCCGCTCAACGGGCAGCTGTGCGCCAAGCAGGCGCTCGCCAGCCTCGGCGCCTGGACTCGAGCCATTGTCGCCTTCTAG